ACAGGCCTTCTGTGTGGGCCTGTGCCGCTCTTTCCCCCAATCGGGGAGACCCCTCAGAAAACCCACCCAGGTCATCTGGGGGAAAGCTGCTTCCTGGACTGATGCTCGGGGGTGTCAGGGTTAGAATGAGCGGGTCCCCTGCGCTGTCTTTCCCTTAGACCCAGTGACCCACCGGCCCCGGGAAACCTCGCTACGACCCCACGTCCGTGCCGCGCAGACCCACCTCCTTGGCGGCCTGGACCGCGATGAACTCCTCGTAGATCTTCTTGGCCTTGGGACTCCGTCTGGAGGGCGCCTTGGTCCTCTTGTAGTCCTCGCAGCTGACCCAGAAGTCGATGTTCTCCTCGCTGTGCTCGGACTGCAGGAAGGCCCTGAAGGCCGCCAGCCCGCCTGCGACGGAGGAGACGGAGCCGGCGGTCACCCCGGGGGCCCTGCCCTGTGTCTCAGACACagcccaggggctgcaggggccagggcagggcccggGCGACCCCCACACCCCCCTTCTGTGGGGCCAGGTTGGGCAGGTGGCAGGTGCCCGTAGTCTGTGTCTGTATGTGCTGGGTCCGGCCACACCCCGTGCTTCAGTGGGTTTGGGGGAGAGAAATGGAGGTTGATTCTTCCGGGAATCTCAACATTTGTGGTGTttctcctgccccgccccccacccccgtttctGCGTGAACCTCCCATTGTGGAGGGACAGAGCTCAGTGGCACGTCACACGTCTGACAGGCTGACGGACCCTCACGTCTGCCACACATCGTGTGTGACAGCGTGAGTCCCAGGCACCTTTACCCCATCcccgggggtgtgggggggtcACACTTACAGTCATGGCTAATCAGGTTTTCCAGAGATTCGGCCCACTTTCTGACTTCCTCTTGGCTCACCCTGAAGAAAAAGAACACTGTGAATGCCGTGATCCAAAGCTGGGGGAGTAAATTTAAGATCCCGACTAAGATGCAGAGATTTTATCTTCCGCCTTAGGATGAGGCCTGTTGCTGACTCAGGCCACCCTTCCCCCACGTCCTCGGTCATTTCAGACTGGCCCAGGGTCCCCCGTCCCCTCACCTCTGGCAGGCGACCAGCTTGTCCTTCCTGCCGTGAGAAGAGCCGTGTTCGCAGGAATCTGACTTCAGCAGCGCCCCGAGCCGGTGCTTCATGTCCTTCGCGCTgcacaggaaaggagagagtcaGGGTCACGGGCTCCCACTCAGACGCCCTGCCTGGCTGCTGCGGGTGCAGCTCTCCCAGGACAGGGGGGGGCCCCTCCTGCGTGTGCTCCTGCCTGCGGCTCGGGACACGCCCCACAGGCAGCACGGCCACCAGGAGGCTGGGCCTCCGGCCACCCAGCAGCCTCTCCTTGAACCTGTCACTGTCACCAATGGCAcaaggctggggcggggggaggggatcTCCAGCAGAAGCTCAGGGAACCTGGCTGACCTTGGAGCAGCAGGCGCTGAGACAGGCACCTTCCCGTGGCGCCACCTCCTGGACAGCGGTCGCTACTGCCACTGCTggcccctggcctggggccaTACAGGGATCCCAGCCTCTTGGATGGCGGGCCAGTGACCTGCGCCAGGTGTGTGGCCTCCACAGAGGGGCAGGACAGTGAGGCGTGAaccctgcagccccagctccccTCGTGCCACCTGCACGGTAGGGACATTTCCACCCTGAGGGGAGAAGCAGGCAGAGCCCGTGCAGTGGCTCTGCCTGGGGACCGGGGCAGCCGGGGGCACAGGGCACAGGACTCAGACACCGGGACCCTTCGGCTCAGCCTCCTCGTCTTTGTTAACTGCTCCTGTGCTCGGATCCCCTTCCTTACAAAAGCCCCGCAATCGCTTCAAAAGAGAATTGGCCTTTTACGCGAAGCAAGTGACAAGAGGTCCCCCTCAGAGGGAGAGACCGGAGCCGCAGCTTGGGGACTGCTGCACTGAGCGCTCCCCAGAAAGCTTGGGTTTCC
The sequence above is drawn from the Desmodus rotundus isolate HL8 chromosome 12, HLdesRot8A.1, whole genome shotgun sequence genome and encodes:
- the RGS4 gene encoding regulator of G-protein signaling 4; this encodes MCKGLAGLPASCLRSAKDMKHRLGALLKSDSCEHGSSHGRKDKLVACQRVSQEEVRKWAESLENLISHDCGLAAFRAFLQSEHSEENIDFWVSCEDYKRTKAPSRRSPKAKKIYEEFIAVQAAKEVNLDACTREETSRNVRAPTATCFDEAQRRIFHLMEKDSYRRFLKSSFYLELACPSACGSGKQKGAKRPADCPSLVPQCA